CACCTTTCTGGCATGGCTGCTCAGGGAGGGCATCATCTCCTCTGACCCACTGCCCGGCAAGCGCATGATGAAGCGCGAGCGGCGGCTCCCACGGTTCCTCTCCCAGGAGGATGCGGCAAAGCTAGTCGACTCGCCGGTCACATCCGAGAAGCTGGGCATGCGCGACCACGCCCTGCTCGAGTTGGTCTACGCCGGCGGGCTGCGCGTCAGCGAGGCGCAGGGGCTGGACGTGCAGAATGTGAACCTGCACACCAAGGAGATCCGCGTCCGCGGCAAGGGCTCGAAGGAGCGCGTGGTGCTGATAGGCGATTCTGCCCGCGACGCCCTGTACGCCTACCTTCAGCACGAGCGGCCGAGGCTGGTGAATGGGAGGAGCCAGCAGTGGGCAGTGAGCAGTGGGCAGTCGGCCCGATCAGAGACACCGTCGGAGGGAAACGCCGCGGGTGAGCAGTCGGCCAGGGCAAAGAAGAGGAACCCGGCGTTCAGGGACGACCGGGACGCCCTGTTCTTGAACTACGCAGGAGGCCGGTTGAGCCAGCGG
This genomic stretch from SAR202 cluster bacterium harbors:
- a CDS encoding tyrosine recombinase XerC, producing MQEHEWRTLIAAYSDHLKAEKGLSPYTVRNYDTDIEPLHQFMLKRKIESLKSLDRYLLRGYLAWLIELGYAKASIVRKLSALRTFLAWLLREGIISSDPLPGKRMMKRERRLPRFLSQEDAAKLVDSPVTSEKLGMRDHALLELVYAGGLRVSEAQGLDVQNVNLHTKEIRVRGKGSKERVVLIGDSARDALYAYLQHERPRLVNGRSQQWAVSSGQSARSETPSEGNAAGEQSARAKKRNPAFRDDRDALFLNYAGGRLSQRSIQEKVREYAKRAGLPPDVHTHTLRHSFATHLLDGGMDLRVVQELMGHSSPATTQIYTHVTQAKARQVYLGAHPRAKAE